The Rosa chinensis cultivar Old Blush chromosome 7, RchiOBHm-V2, whole genome shotgun sequence DNA segment CTCAAGCTACAGATTCTCAAACAGCCGATCAAACCAAGAGGATCAGTAATTCTAGTATTACTAATACATCTAGTAGCACTCctgctccattttcttttggctaTGAAAGAAAACCAAATAATGTTACCAGCTCCAATGACACTCAAATTGCAACTGTCAATAATATTCCACCACCACAGGCTATACCTAATACCAAGCACCAAATCTCTGATTCTGATTCGTGTTCGGGTCGATACATTTATGTTTATGATCTTCCAAAAAGGTTCAACCAGGACATGCTCAAGAATTGCCATTCCCTTCAGAGATGGACTGACATGTGCCCTTACATGTCAAACATGGGTCTAGGGCCTAAACTAACTGTAAAATCTTCTAAGAGACGTGACCGATTATTGGGGGCCAAAGGTTGGTTTGCTACAAATCAGTTTTCATTAGAAGTTATTTTTCATAATAGGATGAAGAAGTACAAGTGCTTAACCAGTGATTCATCATTGGCCTCGGCAATATTTGTGCCCTTTTACGCTGGCCTTGATGTTGGTCGATACCTCTGGGGCTACAACACATCTATCCGAGATGCTTCTCCTCTAGAATTGGTGAAATGGCTTTCAAATAGACCTGAATGGAAGACAATGTGGGGTAAAGACCATTTCTTAGTTGGAGGCAGAATTGCATGGGATTTCAGGAGACAAACAGACAATGATTCTGATTGGGGATCCAAGCTCATGTTTTTGCCAGAATCCAAGAACATGACATTGTTGTCAATTGAATCAAGCTCTTGGACCAACGAGCAGGCGATACCATACCCTACATACTTCCATCCCTCAAAGGAGAGTCAGGTGTCTCAGTGGCAGAGAAGAATGAGAAAGCGGAAGAGGCCATACCTCTTCACTTTTGCTGGTGCTCCAAGACCTGATTACAAAGAAAATATCCGGGATATGATTATAAGCCAATGCCAATCTTCAACCAAACATTGCAGACTTGTAGGGTGTTATCATGGTGCAAACAAGTGTGATGACCCTTTAGATGTGATGAAGGTGTTTCAATCGTCTGTGTTCTGCCTGCAGCCTTCCGGGGACTCATTCACTCGTCGATCAATATTTGACTCCATCTTAGCAGGCTGCATTCCGGTTTTCTTCCATCCGGGTTCAGCTTATGTGCAGTACACATGGCACTTTCCCAGTAGCCCATCGAAGTATTCAGTGTTTATATCAGAAAATGATATCAAGGAGAAGAAGGTGATGATCAATGAGACATTGCTGAGAGTTCCCAAAGATGAAGTACTAGCAATGAGGGAAGAAGTTATAAGGTTGATTCCGAAAATAATATATGCAGATCCAAGGGCATCTGGATTGGACACATTTGAAGATGCATTTGACATAGCAGTTAAGGGACTACTTGACAAAGTAGAGAAAACTAGGAGGGAGATGGAAGAGGGTAAAGATCCCGGTAATGCTTTCTCACTACTAAACGGTACCAAATTTGAAATGCCTGGGACTAAGAGAAATGCAAGGACAGTGAGAATGAAGGAGCCTCAAAGACAGAGAGAAAGTTGATGTAATCTTTTCAGCTGTAGCGCCATACCATGTTGTAAATTGGAGGACAATTTTTAATTATAAGATTAGTGTTCGATTTTTTCATGTGATagtactttttttgttttgttttgtttttttttttcgtggaAGATACTGATATgaagagaaaaggaaaggaCCAATTAGCGAGTGACTAATGACACCAAACCTCTCTCCATAATAGAGCAAAGATTATGAAAATGTTAGAGATTTCCTCTCTGCATTCAAAACTGATTCAGTAACTGTTAATCAGTTTTGATCTGTACATATAGTCTTTAATGCTCTTTATAGAGTTTTGTAACTGTAGATTATGTCTAGCCTACATATCTATACATTGTAAACACAATTGAATTAATGAAAACCAATTtctacatggtatcagagctaccATGTTTTTCGCATTCCATCAATTCTTAAAAatcttctctctgtttctcattttattaaagacaatcttgttttctttctttttgttcctGATTTCTATCAGATCTATTGCTTACGTACTGGTCGTCTCTTGTTTCAGGGCCCCTGTAAAGATGGCCTCTATCCGCTTAATCTGTCCAGCGTCTCTACTCCTCCACAAGCTCTTGCTTCCATTCACTCATCCATCTAGCACAATCATTTGGGTCATCCGTCATCCACTGTTTTATCTCGCCTAGGCTCTTCAATCCAAATTGTCTTTTCGTTCATTTTGTCGCGATTGTACACTTAGCAAATCTCACCTGTTACCTTTTCCTACACATAAAGAGACTGCCAGTTCTCCATTTCATATTATTCATAGTGATGTTTGGGCCTATTCTGTTGCTTCTGTTAGTGGATTTAAATATTATGTTCTTTTTACTGATGAATTCTCACATTACACTTGGATTTACCCCATGCGTCGCAAAAATGAAGTGCTCACTCATTTTCAAACTTTAGTTGCCCTGATCCAAAATCTCTTTCACCATACCATTAAATTTCTTTAAAGCGACAATGGCACTGAATATGTTAATACTGCCTTCTCTCATTATTGCACATCATTGGGAATTCAGCAGAGATTTTCTTGCCCACATACACCACAACAGAACTGTCTTGCCGAGCGCAAGCATCGTCATATTGTCACTATGACTCGCAGTCTTCTTCTCACTTCTGGGGTCCCACATAATCTTTGGGTTGAAGCTGTCTTAACCTCTGTTTATCTTATTATTCTTCTTCCCACACCCACTCTGAATTGGGATACCCCACATACTCGTCTTTGTGGTAGTCCTCcttcttattcttctcttcGAGTTTTCGGTTGTTCTTGTTTTCCTCATCTTAGGTCTTATGTCTCTGACAAATTCTCCAGTCGTAGTATTGAGTGTGTTTTTCTAGGTTACAGTCCTCAACACAAAGGTTACCGTTGTTTAGATCCCACCACTGGTCGTGTCTACATCTCTAGGCATGTTATCTTTAACGAAACAATTTTTCCTTACAAAAGTTTGTAGGCACATTCAGTTCAAGCACCTGGCCCATTGAAGTTTACACTCTTATCTAGTCCGGGCCTCCCTCTCTCACAACCCACCTCATCTAGCCCAAACCATCATGTTGGGAACGACAACTCTTCTACTGTTGTCACACAAACTCACTCATCCTCTCAATCTGATCCACTTCCAGTAAGTCTTCCTCTTCCAGTTCCAGCGCCACCCTCCTCCGGTGCCCACTCCTGCCCCATTACAAACTTATCATCGCCGCCGATTGCCTCAAGCTCCACCACCGATTTAGGCTTCTTCCGTTCAGCTGCCAATAGTGGCTGCACCTGTTCCACCGCCCGCTTCCCCTTCTCCGGTGCCTGCTGGCACTCCTCCGTCTCCTCCAAATCCAGCCCCGCCACCAATTGAGCCCAAGAGGACACGGCTTCAGAAGCCTCAAGTTAGAACCGATGGCACAGTCAAATACCCAATTCCTCGTGCTCTCCTCATTGCCATTGAATCGGTTGAACCTACATGTTACTCTTAGGCCTCTAAACATGAAGTGTGGTGTGCTGTAATGGTTGATGAAATCAATGCATTATTGAAAAATAATACTTGGGCTCTGGTTCCACCATCTTCTTTCCAGAATCTTGTTGGTTGCAAATGGGTCTTCCGCTTGAAGCACAAACCAGATGGCACTATTGACCACCATAAAGCTCGACTGTGGCCAAAGGGTTTCATCAACAAGAAGGTATTAACTATACCGAAAACTTCAGCCCTGTGATTAAACCTGCAAATATTCGTGTTGTGCTATCTATTACTGTGTCTAGGGGCTGGTCTCTTCGTCAATTGGACATTAAGAATGCATTCCTCCATGGATTTCTTCAAGAAGATGTGTATATGACACAACCACCGGGTTTCATTGACCTCTCTCGGCCCTCTCAAGTTTGCAAGCTCCGCGTGCGTGGTTTTATCGTATGACATCCTTCTTATTATCCGTTGGTTTTGTTCAAAGTTTGGTTGATTTttctctgttcatttttcatcTTAGGAGTCATACTATTTATTTCCtactgtatgtggatgatattgtGGTCACCGGCAGTGATGATCAACTTTTACAGCGTTTTGTTAATGCATTGGGTCGTTGCTTTAACATCAAGGACCTTGGTTCCCTACACTACTTTCTTGGTTTACAGGTTACATCTTATAATAAAGGGATTCATATCAGTCAACTCAAGTATGCCTATGATCTCCTTGTGAAGCATGCCATGTTGTTTAGTAAACCATTTAGCACCCCTATGTCAGCAAAGGCGACTCTCACTGCCACTAAAGGAGACTTCCTTCCTAATCCCTCGGTCTTTCCGGAAATTGTTGGATCTTTGCAGTATCTCACCATCACCCGCCCTGACATTTCCTTTGCCATAAACTCCATATCTCAGTTCATGAGTCAACCACGCATACCGCACTTGATTACTGCCAAACGCATCCTTCGCTACATCAAAAGGCACCCTTGATCATGGCATGTTCTATGGTCCTCAACACCAACCTCCTTTCCTTGCTGCCTATGCTGATGCGGATTGGGCTGGATGTCCGGATTCTTGTCGTTCTACATCCGGATATCTTGTCTATCTTGGCACCAATTTGGTCTCTTGGTGTTCTAAGAAGCAGCCCACCATTGCTCATTCAAGCGCATAGTCTGAGTATTGTTCTTTGTCTCATGCTAGTGCTGAGACCACTTGGTTAGCTTCCTTACTCTATGAGCTTGGTGCTTGACTTCAGTATCCTATGCtcttgcattgtgataatcatAGTGCTACATATATGGCGTCTAAACCGGTATTTCATGCACGCACTAAGCATATTGAACTTGACTATCACTTTGTTCGTGAGAAAGTGGCTCTCGGCATCCATCGTGTTTGCTTTGTTCCATCTGTTGATCAACCTGCAGACCTTCTCACCAAGCCTCTCCATAAGCACTAACATGTCTTACTTACTAGCAAACTTGTTCGCCAAGGACCGCCAAGTTTGAGGGAGGGTATTAGAGAGATTTCCTCTCTGCATTCAAAACTGATTCAGTAACTGTTAATCAGTTTTGATCCTCTATACATATAGTCTTTATGCACTTTATAGAGTTTTGTAACTGTAGATTATGTCTAGCCTATATATCTGTACATTGTAAACACAATTGAATTAATGAAAACCAATTTCTACAGAAAAATTGGCTTCAATTTAAACATTTTTTTAGGGCAAAGTGTTCGTATATTTCATTATAAAAGCGAACTTATATACAATGATTTATTCATTTGGGGATGACAAAAATAATTATTACTTTGATAAACCGCACCAACTCATACAAGTGATAGCACAAAGTAAAACAAACAACTACAAACTCTGAAGTCTAGAAGACTGGAACATTAAAAGCAAaaactaggcctcatcaacagGCCGGGCTAGGCCGAGCCAGGCCCATTggtagcgggcttgggccggcccgggccttactccatttttaaatagtagcgggccgggcctggctgggttttattgtaaattgaaggattCAAACCCATCCATTTAATGCGGGTCTCGAGGGCTTTTTCAGGCCTGGCCGGGCTAAGCctggcgggccttgcgggctttattatacactccaaagagaaacctctatcaacttaaataaaatgggaaaaccgaccgttggatgagattattataataaattatgagtgtggtaaaaaaatttagccaatttcaccatattttctaatccgatcgaattggtcaaccgtcgtcacttatatgttttcttggttaatcgatggcatgacgaccgcaaaacgtgcttattttttcacatcatgtctgtaaatattccatctaTGGatatgcgtggacataagataaaaatttcaattttaattgtaaaGATGTTGGcatatatcaatttgcctcataaagtcgtatgacttgtatattgcatttaaattgttaagatttattctaaagcaaccatgaagtggaaaatgaatttagagaaatcaaccgctcgattgagagattgtaaagttttatggtgattgtaaaaaatttagctaatttgattcttgtttcgaattcgatcaattaggtcaaatttagttactcttataaacctatatctatatatcatacactccaaagagcagcCCCTAgtcccctatcaattcaaagaaaatggaaaaatggaccactggatgagattattacaataaattattagtgtggtaaaaaatttagccaatttcaccatattttctaatctgatcaaattggtcaaccgtcgtcacttgtatgttttcttggttgaccgatgacatgacgaccgcgaaacgtgtttattttttcacatcacgtctgtaaatatttcatcgatggatgtgcgtggacataagataaaaatttcaattttaattacaaagatgttggcctatattaatttgcctcctaaagttgtaagacttgtatattgcatttaaattgttgaagttcattctaaagcaactagaggtggcaaacgggccagcccagcccattttaagcgggcctagtcgtgcttcgtgccgtgcttgggccggcccatttattatcgtgtcgggctcatgccggcccatttactcaaacattaagcccggcccggcccatggcccgagcccatatcgtgccgggtcaataacgggccgtgctcgtgcctacccactataaaacacgattttaaaatcttaatttgaacaaataaaaattaattttatttaactatttagaaaattaaaataaattaagttgtataacgtttttcttaatcttagctttttaagattagatttctaataattttttatattccactaaaagaaagaaagaaataaaaaaaaaactcaaaatatattgtttttagtatattattgtgagattaatctttattaatataatgaagatttaatatctattattctttccttcattctatagttatattattatgagattagcctttattaataaacatatatttaatatttagaaaaaatacttatgtcaaaataaggatataatgttttgtttcattattttgacaatataaaagaaagcattggtagaattgtcatgagattttaaataaaaatgtctcatattcaaatctcatcattgtagttttttaatatttttaaaaacaaaatgaaattttgtgtttgtaactagccgacccacaatatgtcgtgctcgggccatGCCGGGCCCAttatgggctcgggccgggccgggccaatgggccaatattcttaggcccagcccgacccgttattctaacgtgctcgggtcatGCCGGGCCACTAACAGGCTTGGGCCGTGTCgggctcgtgcttagtggcccgtttgccacctctaaaagcaaccatgaagtggaaaatgaatttagagaaatcaacagctcgattgagagattgtaatgttttatggtgattgtaaaaaattcaactaatttgattctcgttttgaattcgatcaactaggtcaaatttagttactcttataaacctatatttatatatcatacactccaaagagcaatccctatcaattcaaagaaaatgaaaaaatggaccgttggatgacattattacaataaattatgagtgtggtaaaaaatttagccaatttcaccatattttctaatccgatcgaattgatcaaccgtcgtcacttgtatgtcttcttagttgaccgatggcatgacaaccgcgaaacgtgcttattttttcacatcacgtatgtaaatattccattgatggatgtgcgtggacataagataataaaaaaaaattaattacaaacacattggcatataccaattttccttctaaagttgtatgacttatacattgcatttaaattgttgaagttcattctaaagcacctatgaagtggaaaatgaattcggagaaaccaaccgctcgatggagagattgtaatgttttatggtggttgtagaaaatccagccaatttggttctcgttttgaattcgatcaactaggtcaaacttagttactcttataaacctatatttatatatcatacactccaaagggcaaactctatcaattcaaataaaatggaaaaaccgaccgttggatgagattattataataaagggctaaatactgtttaccacTCTGTGGTATGGACctcacatcaattcagtccctcgactttcaatttcatcaaaaacacccccacactatCATTTTCTCGTCTAATAGGTCTATCCGTTATGATTCCGTTAATTTCTGCCGTTAGCTGCTGACGTGGCGATCCAACTCAGCACAGGTGGGCCCCACATGGAAGTGAAATTCCTAAAATGACCCTGGCCTATCTGAAATGAAAAAATCGAAAATAAATCAACACTTTGCGTTTgaggagactcgaacccacgcAAGTGGGTGTGAAAGTGAAAGCCCCAACCAACGGACCACATGCATGGTTCTGATATATACCcacaaatttaatatatatttgtatacccaaccggatatggattaaattcaaaataaattaacAATTTGCATTTGgagagaatcgaacccacgcaAGTGGGTGTAAAAGTGAATGGCCCAACCACCGGACCACATGCATGGTTCTAACATATGCCcacaaatttaatatatatttgtatacccaaccggatatggattaaatccaaaataaatcaacaattTGCTTTTGgagagaatcgaacccacgcaAGTGCGTGTAAAAGTGAAAGGCCTAACCATCGGACCACATGCATGTTTCTAATATTTTCccacaaaattaatatatatttatatggatTGACCATATCCGGTTggatatacaaatatatattaattttgtggGAATATATCTGCACCATGCATGTGGTCCGGTGGTTGGGTCTTTCACTTTCACACCCACATgcgtgggttcgagtctcctcAAACGCAAAGTGTtgatttattttgtatttaatccatatccggttgggtatacaaatatatattaattttgtggGAAACTATTAGAAACATGCATGTGGTCCGGTGGTTGGGCCTTTCGCTTTTACACGCACTTGCGTGGGTTCGATTATCTCTAAACGCAaattgttgatttattttggatttaatccatatcTCGTTgggtatacaaatatatattaaatttgtgGGCATATATCAAAACCATGCATGTGGTCGGGTGGTTGGGCCATTCACTTTTACACGCACTtgcgtgggttcgattctctcCAAACGCAaattgttgatttattttggatttaatccatatTCGGTTgggtatacaaatatatattaaatttgtgGGTATATATCAGAACCATGCATGTGGTTTGTTGGTTGAGGCTTTCACTTTCACACCCACGAGTCTCCTCAAACGCAAagtgttgatttattttggattttttcattTCAGATTGGCCAGGGTCATTTTAGGAATTTCACTTCCATGTGGGGCCCACCTGTGCTGAGTTGGTTCGCCACGTCAGCAGCTAACGGCAGAAATTAACGGAATCAtaacggatggacctattggacgagaaaattatagtgtgggggtgtttttgatgaaattgaaagtcgagggactaaATTGATGTGAGGTCCATACCACAGggtggtaaacagtatttagccctataataaattatgagtgtggtaaaaatttagctaatttcactatattttcgaatccaatcgaatcggtcaaccgtagtaatgacatgtagaatactagaatatatatgcacatattctatatagaagtatgagaacttccaatttcaccataaaccaaattacaacaaattcacactcacacaaagacacacacacacacacagtcacacacacacacacacacacacacatatatataacatatacacacacacacacacacacacacacatatatataaacatgtctaaaagtccttgatcttcaataatgatgatgtggcatactgaagatttccaaatatatgtgttgGGCCTTCTAGATGGGGCCTTCCGTGCatattgtaaaagatgttgtagattcccgtccaagctgaactttcttcacttaaattgtcataactccttctagaaaagtcagaatcgcaaaccgtaaaattcttcagaaactagacacatggggctttccgtgcatatagggtacagctcctaattccatccgagaagttcccagtaattcagcgaagttaggttctagacatgaacttgtaaaagatgttgcagattcccgtccaagctgaactgccttcacttaaatttccataactccttctagaaaagttggAATTGCAAACCATAAAATTCcttagaaactagacacatggggttTTCCGTGAATATAGGGTACAGCTCCTAATTTCATCcgagcagttcccagtaattcagcgaagttaggttctagacatgaacttgtaaaagatgttgcagattccagTCCAAGCTGAACTGTCTTCACTTAAAttaccataactccttctagaaaagtcaaaatcgtaaaccgtaaaattcctcagaaactagacacatggggctttccgtgcatataggtacagctcctaattccatccgagcagttcccagtaattcagcgaagttag contains these protein-coding regions:
- the LOC112178706 gene encoding probable xyloglucan galactosyltransferase GT14, with protein sequence MENSQWIAGGHKYHNQLWFVLTASFLIFLVLICTDYSSLNSGRSFNQVTYFVTNFANVIATQNQDQHHPNSLPPQATDSQTADQTKRISNSSITNTSSSTPAPFSFGYERKPNNVTSSNDTQIATVNNIPPPQAIPNTKHQISDSDSCSGRYIYVYDLPKRFNQDMLKNCHSLQRWTDMCPYMSNMGLGPKLTVKSSKRRDRLLGAKGWFATNQFSLEVIFHNRMKKYKCLTSDSSLASAIFVPFYAGLDVGRYLWGYNTSIRDASPLELVKWLSNRPEWKTMWGKDHFLVGGRIAWDFRRQTDNDSDWGSKLMFLPESKNMTLLSIESSSWTNEQAIPYPTYFHPSKESQVSQWQRRMRKRKRPYLFTFAGAPRPDYKENIRDMIISQCQSSTKHCRLVGCYHGANKCDDPLDVMKVFQSSVFCLQPSGDSFTRRSIFDSILAGCIPVFFHPGSAYVQYTWHFPSSPSKYSVFISENDIKEKKVMINETLLRVPKDEVLAMREEVIRLIPKIIYADPRASGLDTFEDAFDIAVKGLLDKVEKTRREMEEGKDPGNAFSLLNGTKFEMPGTKRNARTVRMKEPQRQRES